A genomic window from Vagococcus sp. CY52-2 includes:
- a CDS encoding DUF1507 family protein, protein MLELSKESVLSALKHEADKIKHLLTNQRNHQCIAQCKAFEEVVDTQMFGFSKQVEFAQSIGLIDRQEGLDMVIELEKELNRVYNTVYQEVKESES, encoded by the coding sequence ATGTTAGAACTATCTAAAGAATCGGTATTAAGTGCATTAAAACATGAAGCTGATAAAATTAAACACTTGCTAACGAATCAAAGAAATCATCAATGTATTGCCCAGTGTAAAGCCTTTGAAGAAGTCGTTGATACACAAATGTTTGGTTTTTCAAAACAGGTAGAATTCGCTCAATCCATTGGTTTAATTGACAGACAAGAAGGGCTTGATATGGTTATCGAATTAGAAAAAGAGTTAAATAGAGTCTATAACACGGTATATCAAGAAGTAAAAGAGTCAGAGAGTTAA